From the Penaeus monodon isolate SGIC_2016 chromosome 3, NSTDA_Pmon_1, whole genome shotgun sequence genome, the window tatatatatatatatatatatatatatatatatatatatatatatatatatatataggcactgaATTATGATTTCATATCGGAGGTATATTTGTATGAgtactgtatgtttgtatgtgtagaaagggaaaaagagaaaacgtcTGCACATCCATGTGGCTTACATGTGATTAGGCCTCTCCCCTCCAAGGCCGTGACGTCAGTCTGTAAGGTGGAGCCTTAAATATATAAACCGGTCACTTGCTACAGACTGCATCAGTATCTGGATCTCCGTTATCATGTCAGCCAAGGTAAGTTACTAATATTTCTTGATAGTATCATTTAAATTTCTAACAGTGTAGTGATCTATAGTCTGATAATTAATTTCATATTCCCGTTAAATGTCGAACTAAAATCCAATGATAAAATAACTCTCTTTACCATTGGTCTTCAGCTTATCATTTTTGCCGCCCTCGTGGCCGTGACCCTCGGCCGTCCTGATCAACCCCCAGCTTATGGGTATGCCGCCCCTACACCTGCTCCAGCGCCTGCCAAGTACAACTTCAACTACGCTGTGAAGGACGACTATTCTGGTAACGACTTCGGACACCAGGAAGCTCGCGATGGTTATGACACACAGGGTTCTTACTACGTGCAGCTTCCTGACGGTCGTCTGCAGAGGGTCACCTACACTGTCAACGGGGACTCTGGATACGTGGCCGACGTCAGCTACGAGGGTGAGGCTCAATACCCTGCCGAACAGCCTGCTTACAATCCCGCCCCCTCATATGCCTAAGTGTATTATCTAACCTGCTTGTAATATAACTTATTGTTCTTACATGTCTTTGTAAATCAGAAATAAATTCGAAACCGGTTtgatacatcttttgtattgtgaagatattcgatTTCTTATATCTTGGGAAATcacaaatgtatacaaatattcttCCGAGATCAGTAAACCGTTGCATAtcagagggtatatatatacatacacacacacacacacacacacacacacatatatatgtatatataaatatatacatatatatatacatataatatatgtatatatatatatatatatatatatatatatatatatatatatatatatacacatatatttggcGATAAGGAGGTAATATCACGATAAAATCTCCGTGTGTGAGAAAGACATACATAATTACAGACTGGTTCTTTTGCGCAATCCTGTAATTATGCTGTTCCTGCAATTATCAACattttgataatgaagatgataggtATTCAaagatctatttatatctctctatatatttatacatatcattatatctacacacacttatggatagacatatgcacacatacatactcacacagacacacacacacacaaacacacacacacacacacacacaaacacgcacacacacaaacacacacacacaaacacacatacacatacacgcgtttGTAATTTTTGCTATATGACTTTAAGGTATATCAGGGCCTACAActtcaaaatgtataaactatGTTTACACACCACAGTCTATATCTCGGTAAAAAGCAAATGACTACTCCAAAACTAAGATCAGTGCATCATCCTTTTCCATACATTGCACATAACAACAGAAATTACActgttgaaatatttaaaaaaaaattttttatccgtAATGAAAAACCTAGAAGCACTTtggttatctttattgtcatgctTGTCTAGATGTAGAGGCTATTTTGTTGATGAAGGAGAAAAttaagatataagaaaaagagagagagagagaaagagaaagagagagagagagagagagagagagagagagagagagagagagagagagagagagagagagagagagagggcgagagagagagagtgtgtgtgtgaacgggatagaataataaatagatatatagataaaacgatAAAGCACATACTGTAGAATGTAtcccaatatgaaaaaaaaagaatctcgaTCCCTTTAAGAATCTTGTGTGTTTAGGTCTGACACAATGTCAGTTCAGAACCGCATGCGAGCTTACGGTGTTATGATTTGAGTTTTTACAGCTTTTGTTATTCTGGAAAATGAATTGTCAGTGTGAGGATGGATTTGTGCTGTTTttgcttcatatatatgtaatggtatGCTCAAGAACCTCTATCAATATTTTTATGCATAGTCCATTTACATATTGCTACAGAACACCTTCagtacgaaaacaaaaacaaacaaacaaaaacaaacaaacaaacaaaccaacaagaaaacaaataaacaaacaaaagtggGTACAGTAGTTTCATTTCATGTACATAAAAACTAAAacttatgatgatataaaaatataaaacacaaacgaaACACGCATAGACACATTTGTATTACGatcagttatatatgtatatccattcttcatgcatatttatatgtatatatatgtatttatatatatatatatatatatatatatatatatatatacatatatataatagatatttttgatatatatatatatctatctatctatctatctatctatctatctatctatatatatatatatgaaatatatattgtggtatgtATTGAACAGTataaaatttctttcatttccgaGTAACCTGAAGCTATTTCTCAACATGATTGATAATGTAACCATATTGATCAATGCACAGatataaaagggtaaaatatgaatGCAATCCAGTGcttgtaataaatatatcaataacggtatcttTGTTCTATAGTGAAGCTAATTACCTCTAATCTTAAATTCACCTATTCTTCTTAAGCAACTCCGTTCTTATTTCAGCTAACCAACTTAACGACTGCTTCTTTACCTGGTAAATTTGATTTTAAGTACCGACTGAATGATGATTATGTCGATAATTACTGCTGGTCATTAGCTGGCCCATGACTGTTACGATATCCAGGACTCTTACCGAGTGTTCCATCCTCCGACTATCTGCAAGTTATCGACTCAACTGACGGCAACGTCTCTACTTTATTATGAGTCTGGAAATGTATGGCTTCATAGCTCTTCGCTGTATAAAGGATAACTCGGAGATGGTTTCCTATTGCGTATCTCTGGGTAAGTTTCCTTCCGATACTTTGTTTGCTAAGGTAGAATACATATGTAGGCGCGCACaaacccatatacatataaatatatataaatatatatacatatatatatacatatatatatatatatatatatatatatatatatatatatatatatatatatatatatatatatatatatatatatatgaatggtaaaacacttgcgtgttgatactatggatcgggcggactatgcgcagggtggccggcataagggagaagttggaggatgtgggaaacgaggagactatcaggaggagaaaagccactgttcaagttgaaattaggcagaagTTTTATCAAGgatgattccaccagtctgcgggcgtggacatcagcggaaggaaagacaatacgCACTACTGACCAGTCAATCTAATGGCCAGTCAATCTAATGGCATaaaagggcgttgttgttgtgtcccctggatacagggTACTTATGTCGAAGccgacgcttagtgagactggtgcCCGTCTCggcaaagtattgcttatcacagtaGGCACAAGAACAGCTTAAGTGCCCACCTATGAGGTAGAGGGAAGACTGATgtagaccaggttgcgacggagagtgttcacttgGCGAAAAATCAGTTTACAGTTCAGAGGGTGAAGAAGGCaatggagagagtagatctccttagTGCAGGGTAGGCTGAAGACAggtaggtgaggagtctctttaggagaggagtcgtggtagaaggtacaccgtgccctggataacgcgacgtcgagaacatgacgagggtaaccCAGGTTTGAGAACGAACGATGCAAGAAGTCGATCTCTCTATCCAGGTACTGGGAGTCACTGATacggagggcgcgaaggaacagcgaggtggcaatatctctctttacatggagagggtggCATGGGAAGAAgtttatgtacataccactatgcataagcttcctgtatatggagaagtggtcagcagagctaTGAACAAGGGTGTCCAAGAAGGGGAGCTTGTTGTgagcctcccattccaccttgaaacggatggaaggagagagagagagttcagctgcatcaggaaatccgagaacagggcaggggcGGGGGCAAAGACTTCggcatacctcagccaaaccgatggacgaagggaaatggaagggagaagctcagactcgaagaattccatgaacaggtttgccaaaactggagaaaggggagaacacATTAATGTCGAATGTCTGAGAGCAGAAGCgacctcaaaggaaaaggaattatactccacacacagacgaacagcTAGAGGCTGTAGGGTGGATGTTGAATGATTTCCCATCGAATCATGTAGCAcggctcttgtctgccgagcgccgtgagcgggtgttttgtcgtggtggaagagaacgtgttgatgcagctttccagggcgtttttctgagattttttttttttttttagttttctcgaAACTCATTTATCATAAGaatcagatgtaattgttttctaggtctcgaggaagtcaaccagcaaaatcccctctgcaccCCAGAAGACAATGGCCAtaacctttcctcttgaatgttcagattttgctttgactggtccacttccacccgtgggcagccactgctttgactgaattttgtcctcaggatcatactggtagagccatgtttcattctCTGTCACAATTCTTCAGAGTCCTCCTcccaatttttcaaaatttccattgaaagatctacccttgtttgctgctgatctgggcccAGCAGCCAAGGGACCGATTGAggggaaagcttgcttagccccaaactctcttCCAGAAATGTgtatgcagaacccacagagatgttgaatgTGTCTGCTACTGGTTCAGTGGTTATGTGACTATCCtttcaatcatgtcgcgaacagcatcatTGTTTTCCTGCCACagcagggctcatcttcaatttcgttttttccaCTTCTGAGCATAcctatccatttgtaggttgttgatttctttggggtatTCTCATTGTAAAGTTGTTCCAGAGCGTAAATGCTTTGCCTATTCTTCCACCGATTTTTttccatgaatttaatgtttgtcctggccttgattttggtggattccatgttgcttgaatggtgcctgacttccaaatGGCACCAGTCAAGCATTGCATtcttacctgcatttaagggttcatgtttgaacacgttatagcatgttggtacaagaatgttcaggtacatttaaataaaaatccttccatacaatttttagttatggactttttcaactttttgaagcaccctcgtatatatatgtatatatgtatgtatatatatacatatatattatatatatatataaaatatatatatatataatattatatatatacatattatatatatatatataatatatatatatattattatatattattatatatatatatatatatatatatatatattatacacatatattatatacatattatatatatatatattatattatttattatatttatatatatatatatatatataatattttaatatatatatatatatatatatcacacacacacaaaacacacacacacacacacacacacacacacacacacacacacacacacacacacacacaccacacacaacacacacgcatacacacacatatatatatatatatatatatatatatatatatatattatatttttatatgatatatatacatatatatatatatatatataatataaatattttatattatatatatgtaaatgtatatctatctatctatctatctatctatctatctatctatctatctatctatctatctatctatatatatatatatatatatataatatatatatatataatatatatatatatatcatgtatattttatacattttatatatataaaatatatatatatatattttatatatatatatattatatattattatattatactatatatatatatatatacacatttatgtatatattacgtttttcattcaccacaccacacacacacacacacacacagaagaaaaaattatgtGTCATTTGCCGATTTCCGTTTTCTGTGGAAGATATTAATCATATTCTTTGAAAGTATGGTTCTGGTTTTCCACTCACgatgatgatggataattttTGCTATAAATACTCTGAAACACAACTATTATATAGTTAACTGCGCCTAAAGAAGTAAGTCATTTTGCATATGAAGTATAGCAAAAGGACTTCACTGCATATAGTATTAGACACGGGATGTGATAGATTTCACTTATTGACCTTAAAGAGatcacaaaaaggggaaaacggcaaaattcaaaatataatatacaaatgcatatatcaaACAGTATAATATGGAATCCAAATGCGTTAATAATGACGGttacacaaccccacatataaatatatgtgtgcgtgtctctgtgtaaaatataaataagtatatatatatatatatattttatatatatatatatatatataatatatgtatatatatatatatataatatatatatatatattatatatatatacattttatatttcatattattattatatatatattttaatattaaaatatatatatatatatatatatatcatacatatgtatatttatgattttatatgtgtaaatatgtaatattgatctctctcttctctctctctttctttctctctctctctcttcctctctctctctctctctcttctctctctctctcgctctcccccccccctctctcctctctctctctctctctcccctctctcttatatatatatatatttatattatatatatatacatactatattatatatatatatatatatatatatatatatatatatatatatatatatatacatatatatatatacatatacaatatattatatatactattttaattttatatatatatatatatatatatatatattttatatatatacaaacacaattttttatatatacaacaatagtatataatatacatgatgtataactaatgtatatacatacacacactcacacacacatcacactatctatatatctatatcatatgagatatatagataaggtatAGATATTACCTATATGGTAACACTCTGCGTCGCTCTAtatgcgtagggctcggacactgctgaaaggacaaggaacagttcatcagaatcttgctgaggaggttgaagggatTTCTTGTAAAC encodes:
- the LOC119589158 gene encoding pro-resilin-like is translated as MSAKLIIFAALVAVTLGRPDQPPAYGYAAPTPAPAPAKYNFNYAVKDDYSGNDFGHQEARDGYDTQGSYYVQLPDGRLQRVTYTVNGDSGYVADVSYEGEAQYPAEQPAYNPAPSYA